Proteins encoded together in one Cyanobium sp. WAJ14-Wanaka window:
- a CDS encoding photosystem II S4 domain protein — translation MASNSESILELAAQALRSWEPLWTGFLDGQQREETEQQLALLAELNVQSWGGHPGAERRRLLLQHQESSPFLGEGDGRHGEDGLGGLEISGNFLFDPATAADFRSGLLACAGVDPSALGDVWVRGDRGAQAIVCTELADLLDDQQAQVRSIDVQLQARPLGELQLPAQRMPRRLNSVEASLRLDALASAGFGLSRSRMAGLIRQGDLRLNWQSVSSPSQELKPGDRVQWSGRGELTLEAAERTKRERWRVVMVRC, via the coding sequence ATGGCCAGCAACAGCGAATCCATCTTGGAATTGGCAGCCCAGGCCCTCAGGAGCTGGGAGCCGCTCTGGACTGGTTTTCTGGACGGCCAACAGCGGGAGGAGACCGAGCAGCAACTGGCCCTGCTGGCCGAATTAAATGTGCAGAGCTGGGGCGGCCATCCGGGGGCCGAACGGCGGCGACTGCTACTGCAACACCAAGAGAGCAGCCCCTTTCTGGGCGAGGGCGACGGGCGCCACGGGGAAGACGGGCTGGGCGGGCTGGAAATTAGTGGCAATTTTCTGTTTGATCCCGCCACTGCCGCCGACTTTCGCTCGGGTCTGCTGGCCTGCGCAGGAGTGGACCCCAGCGCCCTGGGAGATGTGTGGGTGCGGGGCGATCGGGGGGCCCAGGCCATTGTTTGCACGGAGCTGGCAGACCTACTCGATGACCAGCAGGCCCAGGTGCGCAGCATCGATGTGCAGCTGCAGGCCAGACCCCTGGGGGAATTACAACTACCCGCCCAGCGGATGCCCCGGCGACTGAACAGCGTGGAGGCCTCCCTACGGCTCGATGCCCTGGCATCTGCTGGCTTTGGCCTGTCCAGGAGCCGCATGGCCGGGCTAATTCGCCAGGGGGATCTGCGCCTCAATTGGCAATCAGTCAGCAGCCCCAGCCAGGAACTAAAACCAGGGGATCGGGTGCAATGGAGCGGCCGCGGTGAACTGACCCTCGAGGCCGCCGAACGCACCAAGCGGGAGCGCTGGAGAGTCGTGATGGTGCGCTGCTAG
- the murD gene encoding UDP-N-acetylmuramoyl-L-alanine--D-glutamate ligase: MSENPGAAAGLTVVVGLGRSGRGAAKLLRQQGGSVLVIDSQSGAEQEALAGSLRQLGIAVELAKPLTAETFTALATRPNRVVVSPGIPWDQPTLVALRQQGMAVEGEVAVAWRASTGSPWIGITGTNGKTTVTHLVSHLLQSAGLDAPMAGNVGFSAAELVLERLQPGQSLPQWMVVELSSYQIEAAAQVAPKIGIWTTLTPDHLERHGNLENYRAIKRSLLERSEVRILNGDDPDLLSRASSWDRATWVTAGPRLALRSQLPEDIGPALWIEGDGVWRQGPGGPEHLMAADCLAMPGAHNRQNLLLAAAAGLEAGLSGQQMEKAFRHFPGVPHRLERLRCHRGATYFNDSKATNYDAAEVALKALQGPLVVLAGGASKQGDASGWIEGLKAQARAVVLFGAAQQEFAALLDAAGYGGTVVCCPELAAGVTQAAALAERLGCPEVVLSPACASFDQYSDFEARGDHFRQLVASLPDKD, from the coding sequence TTGTCTGAGAACCCTGGGGCCGCAGCTGGTTTAACCGTTGTGGTCGGCCTGGGTAGGTCGGGCAGGGGGGCCGCCAAATTGCTCCGCCAGCAGGGTGGATCGGTATTGGTGATCGATAGCCAAAGCGGGGCGGAGCAAGAAGCCCTTGCCGGCAGCCTCCGCCAGCTCGGCATTGCCGTAGAACTGGCGAAACCCCTCACAGCAGAAACTTTCACCGCCCTGGCAACCCGGCCCAACCGCGTGGTGGTGAGCCCCGGCATCCCCTGGGATCAACCCACCCTGGTGGCCCTACGCCAGCAGGGAATGGCCGTGGAAGGGGAGGTGGCCGTCGCCTGGCGCGCCAGCACTGGCAGCCCCTGGATTGGCATCACCGGCACCAATGGCAAAACCACCGTGACCCACCTGGTCAGCCACCTGCTCCAAAGCGCAGGTCTGGATGCACCGATGGCCGGCAATGTGGGTTTCTCGGCCGCCGAGCTGGTGCTCGAGCGCCTGCAACCGGGCCAATCCCTGCCCCAATGGATGGTGGTGGAACTGAGCAGCTACCAAATCGAAGCAGCCGCCCAGGTGGCACCAAAAATCGGCATCTGGACCACCCTCACCCCAGACCACCTGGAGCGCCACGGCAACCTCGAAAACTACCGGGCCATCAAGCGCAGCCTGCTGGAGCGCAGCGAAGTGCGCATCCTCAATGGCGATGACCCCGACCTCCTTAGCCGTGCCAGCAGCTGGGATCGGGCCACCTGGGTAACGGCGGGGCCGCGCTTGGCCCTGCGGTCGCAGCTGCCGGAGGACATAGGTCCGGCGCTCTGGATTGAGGGCGATGGGGTGTGGCGCCAGGGCCCTGGCGGGCCTGAGCATTTAATGGCGGCCGATTGCCTGGCCATGCCCGGCGCCCACAACCGCCAAAACCTGCTGCTAGCTGCCGCGGCCGGCCTGGAGGCGGGCCTCAGCGGCCAGCAAATGGAAAAGGCCTTTCGCCATTTTCCAGGGGTCCCCCACAGGCTCGAGCGGCTGCGCTGCCACAGGGGGGCGACCTACTTCAACGACAGCAAGGCCACCAACTACGACGCCGCCGAGGTGGCCCTCAAAGCCCTGCAGGGCCCCCTTGTGGTGCTGGCGGGTGGTGCCTCCAAGCAGGGCGATGCCAGCGGCTGGATCGAGGGGCTCAAGGCCCAGGCCAGGGCAGTGGTGCTCTTTGGCGCAGCCCAACAGGAATTTGCCGCCCTGCTTGATGCCGCTGGCTATGGCGGCACGGTGGTCTGCTGCCCAGAGCTGGCGGCGGGCGTCACCCAGGCAGCCGCCCTAGCCGAAAGGCTGGGTTGTCCTGAGGTGGTGCTTTCACCTGCCTGCGCCAGCTTCGATCAATACAGTGATTTCGAAGCCCGCGGCGACCATTTCCGCCAGTTGGTAGCTTCCCTGCCCGACAAGGATTGA
- a CDS encoding EVE domain-containing protein has protein sequence MAYWLMKSEPDVYGISHLQAEGTTLWDGIRNYQARNFMRSMAVGDQAFFYHSNTKPPGIVGLMEVVETGLTDPSQFDPASKYFDPAASPAKPRWDCARLRYLRTFSNFLSLDQLKESFGPEELGVVKRGNRLSILPVPEASAQKLFSLLEGS, from the coding sequence ATGGCCTACTGGTTGATGAAAAGCGAGCCCGATGTCTACGGGATCAGCCATCTCCAGGCCGAGGGCACGACCCTCTGGGATGGCATTCGCAACTACCAGGCCCGCAACTTCATGCGCAGCATGGCGGTGGGCGACCAGGCCTTCTTCTACCACTCAAATACCAAGCCACCGGGGATTGTGGGGCTGATGGAGGTGGTTGAAACCGGGCTCACCGACCCCAGCCAATTCGATCCCGCATCAAAGTATTTCGACCCCGCTGCCAGCCCCGCCAAGCCGCGCTGGGATTGCGCCCGCTTGCGCTATTTGCGCACCTTTAGCAATTTCCTCAGCCTTGATCAGCTCAAGGAATCCTTTGGCCCAGAGGAGCTTGGAGTGGTCAAACGGGGCAACCGCCTTTCAATCCTGCCGGTGCCTGAGGCCAGTGCCCAGAAGCTCTTCTCCCTCCTGGAGGGGAGCTAG
- a CDS encoding DUF2811 domain-containing protein: protein MALGVAKELVKLPKEQVAQVEEGLVSFRAEVPEALLSAMKIFIEGHPNWDQYRLVQAAVAGFLVQNGLEDRGVTRCYLANLFPGQASFKGN, encoded by the coding sequence ATGGCCCTGGGCGTGGCGAAGGAGTTGGTAAAGCTTCCTAAGGAGCAAGTAGCCCAGGTCGAGGAGGGACTGGTCAGCTTTCGCGCCGAGGTGCCCGAAGCCCTGCTCAGTGCCATGAAGATCTTCATTGAAGGCCATCCCAATTGGGATCAATACCGCCTAGTGCAGGCGGCTGTGGCGGGTTTTTTAGTGCAAAACGGCCTGGAGGATCGGGGGGTTACCCGCTGCTACCTGGCCAATTTGTTTCCAGGCCAAGCCAGTTTTAAAGGGAATTGA
- a CDS encoding DUF1818 family protein produces MLVQQGEGWRFLVDPRRHPYVVLVGGCGWATELTAAEAQELLQGVAKLQSQHRDLADQLMAEESITLEWELGELWLELEGDRNGWGLRFLLSPEAMPGPGPKRRAVEGSWSQGAAPAFAQALAAGLAGFNPA; encoded by the coding sequence ATGCTGGTTCAACAGGGTGAGGGCTGGCGTTTTCTGGTCGATCCAAGGCGTCACCCTTATGTTGTGTTGGTGGGTGGCTGCGGCTGGGCCACGGAGCTCACCGCAGCAGAGGCCCAGGAGCTGCTGCAGGGCGTGGCCAAGCTGCAGTCCCAGCACAGGGACCTTGCGGATCAGTTGATGGCAGAGGAATCGATCACCCTTGAGTGGGAGTTGGGGGAGCTTTGGCTTGAGCTGGAAGGTGATCGAAATGGTTGGGGCCTGCGTTTCCTGCTCAGTCCAGAGGCCATGCCTGGCCCTGGCCCTAAAAGGCGGGCGGTGGAGGGGAGCTGGAGCCAGGGAGCGGCCCCAGCCTTTGCTCAAGCCTTGGCAGCGGGGCTAGCTGGGTTCAATCCAGCCTGA
- a CDS encoding DNA-directed RNA polymerase subunit omega — MQSAIGVNYKELAQRADSLIRYSSNRYLTTVRIAFRAKQRRFDDFDGLLDDSMVKPVQRAIIELSDEQDQPDLLPG, encoded by the coding sequence ATGCAAAGTGCAATCGGTGTGAATTACAAGGAATTGGCCCAGCGGGCCGACAGCCTGATTCGCTACTCCAGCAACCGCTACCTCACCACCGTGCGCATTGCCTTTAGGGCCAAGCAGCGCCGTTTCGATGATTTTGATGGCCTACTCGATGACTCGATGGTCAAGCCCGTGCAGCGGGCGATCATTGAACTCAGCGACGAGCAGGATCAACCCGATCTGCTGCCTGGCTGA
- a CDS encoding Hsp70 family protein, translating to MENTGTLAIDLGSSSTVVAYQPAGGSPELIALPPYSCQNPPLIPSLLWIASGEQAKPLIGRQVLDAGLARSNSPQLRRDFKRLIGSGGPGASAAEAAGALLLEQIWAAKPSEIKPQRLVLTAPIDTYRSYRHWLSQVCSQLDVAEVALVDEPTAAAIGAGLPPGSTVLVVDVGGGTVDLALVTLEGGEGRAAPIAQLLRFAGRDLKGSQQALRCARVIGKAGLAVGGRDLDHWIAAELCPHLPIEPDLLEAAERLKCLLSSQEEALVIYGPAGRPPLGLRMGRPQLEALLAERGLIDQLDGLLDQVLAAGRSAGITPKHITAVLPVGGSSQIPLLQQWIQQRLEGVPLRGKRPVEAVALGALALTPGVRLMDVLSHGVSLRCWDQRSNRHHWHPLFVPGQSWPTERPFELVLACSQEGQTSLEMHLGEPQNEQRGEVVFQNGLPVLRQRRAGASQVRAWEKQPAAIPLLPSGVQGCDRIRARLSINGAGQLSAQLHDLQTDSPLGERLLGLVR from the coding sequence ATGGAAAACACCGGCACCCTGGCGATTGACTTGGGCAGCAGCAGCACCGTGGTGGCATACCAGCCCGCCGGTGGTTCGCCAGAGCTGATTGCCCTTCCTCCCTACAGCTGCCAGAACCCTCCCCTAATACCCAGCCTGCTCTGGATTGCCAGTGGGGAGCAGGCCAAGCCCCTAATCGGCCGCCAGGTGCTGGACGCCGGCCTGGCCCGCAGCAATAGCCCCCAACTGCGGCGGGATTTCAAACGCCTGATCGGCTCGGGCGGCCCCGGAGCCAGCGCCGCAGAGGCGGCAGGGGCCCTGCTGCTGGAACAGATCTGGGCCGCCAAACCCAGCGAGATAAAACCCCAGCGGCTGGTATTGACGGCCCCCATCGACACCTATCGCAGCTACCGGCACTGGCTCAGCCAGGTCTGCAGCCAGCTGGATGTGGCCGAGGTGGCCCTGGTGGATGAACCCACCGCTGCCGCCATTGGCGCCGGACTACCCCCCGGCAGCACTGTGTTGGTGGTGGATGTGGGCGGCGGCACCGTCGACCTGGCCCTGGTGACCCTGGAGGGTGGCGAGGGGCGGGCAGCACCGATCGCCCAGCTGCTCCGCTTTGCCGGCCGCGACCTCAAGGGCAGCCAGCAGGCCCTGCGCTGCGCCCGGGTAATTGGTAAGGCGGGCCTTGCCGTGGGGGGCCGGGACCTCGACCACTGGATAGCGGCCGAACTGTGCCCGCATTTGCCGATTGAACCGGATCTTCTGGAGGCGGCCGAACGGCTCAAATGCCTGCTGAGCAGCCAGGAGGAGGCGCTGGTGATCTACGGCCCAGCCGGCCGGCCCCCGCTTGGGCTGCGGATGGGCCGCCCCCAATTGGAGGCTCTTCTGGCAGAGCGGGGCCTAATCGACCAGCTCGATGGCTTACTCGATCAGGTGCTGGCCGCCGGCCGCAGCGCCGGCATCACCCCGAAACATATCACCGCCGTACTGCCCGTAGGCGGCAGCAGCCAAATCCCCCTTTTGCAGCAATGGATCCAGCAACGGCTGGAGGGGGTGCCCCTGCGCGGCAAGCGGCCCGTTGAGGCGGTGGCCCTAGGGGCCCTGGCCCTCACCCCGGGGGTGCGGTTGATGGATGTGCTCAGCCATGGGGTGTCGCTGCGCTGCTGGGACCAGCGCTCAAATCGCCACCACTGGCATCCCCTGTTTGTGCCCGGCCAAAGCTGGCCCACGGAGCGGCCCTTTGAGCTGGTGCTGGCCTGCAGCCAGGAGGGTCAAACCTCCCTGGAAATGCACCTGGGCGAGCCCCAAAACGAACAAAGGGGGGAGGTGGTATTTCAAAACGGCCTGCCCGTATTGCGCCAACGCCGCGCCGGCGCCAGCCAGGTACGGGCCTGGGAAAAGCAACCGGCGGCCATCCCCCTGCTTCCATCAGGAGTGCAGGGCTGCGACCGGATCCGGGCCAGGCTTTCGATCAATGGCGCAGGCCAACTCAGCGCCCAACTCCACGACCTCCAAACCGACAGCCCCCTGGGCGAGCGCCTGCTGGGCCTAGTGCGCTGA
- a CDS encoding ferredoxin-thioredoxin reductase variable chain: MQPGQQVRVCQSVVVFHHPQHRGVAFDLQGQQGEVVTVLNDWKGRVISPTLPVIVAFGKFRAHLRADEIEAV, translated from the coding sequence CTGCAGCCAGGCCAACAGGTGCGGGTTTGCCAGAGCGTGGTGGTGTTTCACCATCCCCAGCACCGTGGCGTTGCCTTTGATCTCCAGGGCCAGCAGGGTGAAGTGGTTACCGTGCTCAACGACTGGAAAGGACGGGTGATCAGCCCAACCCTGCCGGTGATAGTTGCCTTTGGCAAATTCCGGGCCCACCTGAGGGCCGACGAAATCGAAGCTGTGTAG
- the pyrR gene encoding bifunctional pyr operon transcriptional regulator/uracil phosphoribosyltransferase PyrR, which translates to MNRREVLSAPDLGRTVDRLASQVLEGVGDPRQLILVGIPTRGVALAEVLAARLQAMAGHPIDQGSLDPTFHRDDLERVGTRMVQPTDLPASLEGRQVVLVDDVIFTGRTVRAALEALQTWGRPRRVYLLAMVDRGHREVPIQPDFCGRVIPTSRHEVIQVALQGIDAEEGVFLLRPD; encoded by the coding sequence ATGAATCGGCGCGAAGTGCTTTCTGCCCCTGACCTGGGCCGCACGGTGGATCGCCTGGCCTCCCAGGTGCTGGAGGGGGTCGGCGATCCCAGGCAGCTGATTTTGGTGGGCATCCCCACCCGCGGCGTGGCCCTGGCGGAGGTGCTGGCGGCGCGGTTGCAGGCCATGGCGGGCCATCCGATTGATCAGGGCAGCCTGGATCCCACCTTCCACCGTGATGATCTGGAACGGGTGGGTACCCGGATGGTGCAGCCCACGGATTTGCCGGCCAGCCTGGAGGGCCGCCAGGTGGTCTTGGTGGACGATGTGATTTTTACGGGCCGCACGGTGCGGGCGGCCCTAGAAGCCCTGCAGACCTGGGGCCGGCCCAGGCGGGTTTATTTGCTGGCCATGGTGGATCGCGGCCATCGCGAGGTGCCAATCCAGCCTGATTTTTGCGGGCGGGTGATACCAACCAGCCGCCATGAGGTGATCCAGGTGGCCCTGCAGGGCATCGATGCAGAGGAAGGGGTGTTTTTGCTCCGGCCTGATTAG
- the gpmI gene encoding 2,3-bisphosphoglycerate-independent phosphoglycerate mutase, with protein MAIAPVVLAILDGWGHRSGDAHNAIRAAATPVMDALWHAYPHSLIEASGAAVGLPDQQMGNSEVGHLTIGSGRIIRQELVRISQAVQDGSIASNPALNALADQLLISGGSLHLIGLCSDGGVHSHVDHLGGLLLWAAGRGLKDVCIHVITDGRDTAPNSAGEFINRVLQLIKAAGIGRIATLCGRYWAMDRDNRWERTEKAYRLLTAPEAVSELDPIAAIEASYGEGVGDEFLEPLRLSDDLIAPGDGLVCFNFRPDRVRQLIRALVLKDFEAFERPAIPDLQVVTFTQYEKGLPVAVAFPPESLDGLLGQVVSEAGLRQFRTAETEKYPHVTYFMNGGIEQAFPGEDRHLVPSPRVATYDQAPAMSADQLTDSCIAAIQKGIYSLVVINYANPDMVGHTGKMEAAKEAITTVDTCVGRLMEATNRLGGTILITADHGNAETMEGPDGRPWTAHTTNPVPVILVEGEKRKLPGHGTNVQLRDGGGLADIAPTLLEILELTKPAMMSGQSLVIPAGVTSEPSRIPQALGV; from the coding sequence ATGGCCATTGCGCCGGTGGTTCTCGCCATCCTCGACGGCTGGGGGCACCGTTCAGGCGACGCCCACAACGCAATTCGGGCGGCCGCAACTCCGGTGATGGATGCCCTCTGGCATGCCTATCCCCACAGCTTGATCGAGGCCAGTGGTGCTGCGGTCGGACTGCCCGATCAGCAAATGGGCAATTCAGAGGTGGGTCACCTCACGATTGGCTCAGGACGCATCATTCGCCAAGAATTGGTTCGGATCAGCCAGGCCGTCCAGGACGGCAGCATTGCCAGCAATCCAGCCCTCAATGCCCTGGCGGACCAGCTGCTAATCAGCGGAGGCAGCCTGCACCTGATCGGGCTCTGCTCCGATGGCGGAGTGCATAGCCACGTTGACCATCTCGGCGGCCTGCTGCTTTGGGCTGCTGGGCGGGGCCTCAAGGATGTCTGCATCCACGTGATCACCGATGGCCGCGACACGGCTCCCAACAGTGCCGGTGAATTCATCAACCGGGTGCTGCAGCTGATCAAAGCGGCCGGCATAGGCAGGATCGCCACCCTCTGCGGTCGGTACTGGGCGATGGACCGCGACAACCGCTGGGAGCGCACCGAAAAGGCCTACCGGCTTTTGACCGCACCCGAGGCCGTAAGCGAGCTGGATCCCATAGCGGCCATAGAAGCCTCCTATGGCGAGGGCGTGGGCGATGAATTCCTGGAGCCGCTGCGGCTCAGTGACGACCTAATTGCCCCCGGCGATGGGCTGGTCTGTTTCAACTTCCGTCCAGACCGGGTACGCCAATTGATCCGTGCCCTGGTGCTTAAGGATTTCGAGGCATTCGAGCGCCCAGCCATCCCCGATTTGCAGGTGGTCACCTTCACCCAATATGAAAAGGGCCTGCCTGTTGCCGTCGCCTTCCCTCCCGAGTCGCTGGATGGACTGCTGGGCCAGGTGGTTTCGGAGGCGGGCCTGCGTCAATTCCGCACCGCCGAAACCGAGAAATATCCCCACGTGACCTACTTCATGAACGGAGGCATTGAGCAGGCCTTCCCCGGCGAAGACCGCCACCTGGTGCCCTCGCCGCGGGTTGCCACCTACGACCAAGCTCCCGCCATGTCGGCTGATCAACTCACCGACAGCTGCATCGCGGCCATTCAGAAGGGCATCTATTCGCTGGTGGTGATCAACTACGCCAACCCAGACATGGTCGGCCACACCGGCAAAATGGAGGCCGCTAAGGAAGCGATCACCACGGTCGACACCTGCGTGGGCCGCCTGATGGAAGCCACCAACCGCCTGGGTGGGACCATCTTGATCACCGCAGACCACGGCAATGCCGAAACCATGGAGGGCCCCGATGGCCGCCCCTGGACTGCCCACACCACCAATCCGGTGCCAGTGATCCTGGTGGAGGGTGAAAAACGCAAGTTGCCCGGCCATGGCACAAATGTGCAATTGCGCGATGGCGGCGGCCTGGCCGACATAGCCCCCACCCTGCTGGAAATTCTTGAACTGACCAAGCCCGCCATGATGAGTGGCCAATCCCTGGTAATTCCAGCCGGCGTTACCAGCGAACCGAGCCGCATTCCCCAGGCACTTGGCGTCTAG
- the secG gene encoding preprotein translocase subunit SecG, with translation MISSVLSWVWIGSGVLLIISVLLHSPKGDGMGGLASSGGSMFTSARSAEDTLNRISWTLLAIFLGLAVVLSAGWLK, from the coding sequence ATGATCAGCTCGGTTTTGTCCTGGGTATGGATTGGTAGCGGCGTGCTGCTGATTATCAGCGTGCTGCTGCACAGCCCCAAGGGCGATGGCATGGGCGGTCTGGCCTCTAGCGGCGGCTCAATGTTCACCAGTGCCCGCAGTGCCGAGGACACCCTCAACCGCATCAGCTGGACCCTGCTAGCCATCTTCCTGGGCCTGGCCGTGGTGCTCAGCGCCGGCTGGCTGAAATAG
- the msrB gene encoding peptide-methionine (R)-S-oxide reductase MsrB — MNRRGLLASLSSGFVALLGGAKAAVAASKAGDPAWQLSESQWRKRLSPEAFVVLRQEGTEQPFSSALNNEKKAGTFVCAGCKLPLFSSKAKYNSGTGWPSFWEPLAGGVVTKLDFKLLLPRSEYHCRRCGGHQGHVFDDGPKPTGKRYCNNGVALNFIAS; from the coding sequence ATGAACCGCCGCGGACTATTGGCCAGCCTTAGTAGCGGCTTTGTCGCCCTCCTTGGCGGCGCCAAAGCGGCGGTGGCCGCCTCAAAAGCGGGCGATCCCGCCTGGCAACTCAGTGAAAGCCAATGGCGTAAGCGCCTTAGCCCGGAGGCCTTTGTGGTGCTGCGCCAGGAGGGCACCGAGCAACCCTTCAGCAGTGCCCTAAACAACGAAAAAAAGGCTGGCACCTTTGTCTGCGCAGGTTGCAAATTGCCCCTGTTCAGCTCCAAGGCCAAATACAACAGCGGCACCGGCTGGCCCAGCTTCTGGGAACCCCTTGCTGGCGGAGTGGTCACCAAGCTGGATTTCAAACTGCTTCTGCCCCGCAGTGAATACCACTGCCGTCGCTGCGGCGGCCACCAGGGCCACGTCTTTGATGACGGCCCCAAGCCAACGGGCAAGCGTTACTGCAACAACGGAGTGGCGCTGAACTTCATTGCCAGCTGA
- a CDS encoding ammonium transporter: MQALQSANNGFVLLCAALVLMMTPALALFYAGFVRSRNVLNTMVMSFSAMALVSVLWVLYGYSLAFSPGSGPSAPFIGGLQWAGLSNWSVAYGDGQLSHGAVAFFQLTFAIITPALISGAVVERMNFRAWLAFVVLWSTFIYLPLAHMVWGPGGFLGVEGLGALDFAGGLVVEMASGVGAAVAATVIGRRRSYPGHGAPPHNVPFILLGAGLLWFGWFGFNGGSALIAGNLASLACLTTNTAAAAAAVGWMVIETIQRGKPTAVGVATGAVAGLVAITPAAGFVSPLGALLIGFMAALICSYALQWKNRSGLDDSLDVLPIHGVAGFLGMLLTGVFALQSVNPAGANGLLAGNSGLLVIQLKAAGFTALWVGVGTYVVLKLIALAIPLRVSDQEERQGMDIQAHGEEAYNTEFTG; this comes from the coding sequence GTGCAAGCCTTACAAAGCGCCAACAACGGCTTTGTGCTGTTGTGCGCGGCCCTGGTGTTGATGATGACGCCGGCATTGGCGCTCTTTTACGCCGGTTTTGTGCGCAGCCGCAACGTGCTCAACACGATGGTGATGAGCTTCTCGGCCATGGCCCTGGTCAGCGTGCTGTGGGTTTTGTATGGCTACAGCCTGGCCTTCTCCCCTGGCTCTGGTCCTTCGGCTCCATTTATTGGCGGTCTGCAGTGGGCGGGCCTTAGCAACTGGTCTGTGGCCTATGGCGATGGCCAGCTCAGCCATGGGGCGGTGGCCTTTTTCCAGCTCACTTTTGCGATCATCACGCCAGCCCTGATCTCCGGGGCGGTGGTGGAGCGGATGAACTTCCGCGCCTGGCTGGCCTTTGTTGTGCTGTGGAGCACCTTTATCTATCTGCCCCTGGCCCACATGGTTTGGGGTCCAGGGGGCTTCCTGGGGGTGGAGGGCCTGGGCGCCCTGGATTTTGCCGGTGGCCTGGTGGTTGAGATGGCCTCGGGTGTGGGTGCTGCCGTGGCGGCCACTGTGATCGGCAGGCGCCGCTCCTATCCGGGCCATGGCGCCCCGCCCCACAACGTGCCCTTCATCCTTCTCGGTGCGGGTTTGCTCTGGTTTGGCTGGTTTGGCTTCAACGGCGGCAGCGCCCTGATCGCCGGCAACCTGGCGTCTTTGGCCTGTCTCACCACCAATACCGCCGCGGCGGCGGCGGCGGTGGGCTGGATGGTGATTGAAACGATCCAGCGGGGCAAGCCCACGGCGGTGGGGGTTGCCACGGGCGCGGTGGCGGGCCTGGTGGCGATTACCCCGGCCGCTGGTTTCGTGAGCCCCCTCGGGGCGTTGTTGATCGGGTTTATGGCGGCCTTGATTTGCAGCTATGCCCTGCAGTGGAAAAATCGCAGTGGTTTGGATGACAGCCTCGATGTGTTGCCCATCCACGGGGTGGCGGGCTTTCTGGGCATGCTGCTAACTGGTGTCTTTGCCCTGCAATCGGTCAATCCCGCCGGGGCCAATGGCCTGCTGGCGGGCAACTCCGGCTTGCTGGTGATTCAGCTGAAGGCCGCTGGCTTTACGGCCCTCTGGGTGGGGGTGGGCACCTACGTGGTGTTGAAGTTGATTGCCCTGGCCATACCGCTGCGGGTGAGCGACCAGGAAGAGCGCCAGGGCATGGACATCCAGGCCCACGGCGAGGAGGCTTATAACACCGAATTCACGGGCTAA